The Corallococcus exiguus genome includes a window with the following:
- a CDS encoding aldo/keto reductase, whose translation MTPTHRTTQLGMTGPRVFPIALGCMGMSGAYGPSDEAESIATVREAIDRGVTLLDTADFYASGHNELLIRRAIESQRDKARLSVKFGAMRGPDGVPVGFDGRPAAVKNFVTYSLQRLGVDYIDVYRPARLDPTVPIEDTVGAIADLVKGGYVRSIGLSEVSAETIRRAAKVHPLSDLQIEYSLITREPEKTLFPTLTELGMSATLYGVLSRGLLTGAKVEGARMHYPRFAGEAGQRNAATVARFHAYAAERGMTPAQLSVAWVLAKQPAFVPVVGARTRKQLIDVLGALEKPLSPDDVAAVEAILPKEAIAGTRYPEQQMKLLDSER comes from the coding sequence ATGACCCCGACCCACCGCACGACGCAACTCGGCATGACAGGCCCGCGGGTATTCCCCATCGCGCTCGGCTGCATGGGCATGTCCGGGGCGTACGGGCCGTCCGACGAGGCCGAGAGCATCGCGACGGTCCGCGAGGCGATCGACCGAGGGGTGACGCTGCTGGACACCGCCGACTTCTACGCCAGCGGACACAACGAGTTGCTCATCCGCCGCGCGATCGAAAGCCAGCGCGACAAGGCGCGGCTCTCGGTGAAGTTCGGGGCCATGCGGGGGCCGGACGGGGTCCCAGTGGGCTTCGATGGTCGCCCCGCGGCGGTGAAGAACTTCGTCACGTACAGCCTGCAGCGGCTCGGCGTCGATTACATCGACGTCTATCGCCCCGCCCGGCTGGACCCGACCGTGCCGATTGAAGACACGGTGGGCGCGATCGCCGACCTGGTGAAGGGCGGCTACGTGCGAAGCATCGGGCTCTCCGAAGTGAGCGCCGAGACGATCCGCCGCGCGGCGAAGGTGCACCCCTTGAGCGACCTGCAGATTGAGTACTCGCTCATCACGCGCGAGCCTGAGAAGACCCTCTTCCCCACGCTCACCGAGCTGGGCATGAGCGCGACGCTTTACGGCGTGCTCTCCCGCGGACTGTTGACGGGCGCGAAGGTGGAGGGTGCCCGCATGCACTATCCTCGCTTTGCTGGTGAAGCGGGCCAACGCAACGCAGCAACCGTCGCGCGCTTCCATGCGTACGCCGCGGAGCGCGGGATGACGCCCGCGCAGCTCTCCGTGGCGTGGGTGCTGGCGAAGCAACCGGCGTTCGTGCCCGTGGTCGGCGCACGCACGCGCAAGCAGCTCATCGACGTGCTCGGCGCGCTGGAGAAGCCCCTGTCGCCCGACGACGTGGCCGCCGTAGAGGCGATCCTTCCGAAAGAGGCGATCGCTGGTACGCGCTACCCTGAGCAGCAGATGAAGCTGCTCGACAGCGAGCGCTGA
- a CDS encoding TetR/AcrR family transcriptional regulator: protein MRNDVPFVKAMKKTPRADAQRNLDSLLEAAKAVFAESGVDAPVREIASRAGVGIATVYRHFPQRADLIAAVYRREIDACAAEAPALAREHEAFEALTRWLHRFTSLIATKRGLAASLNAQDPAYQALPAYFREHLEPVLQSLLGAAAAAGQVRKDVNAYELLRGVANLCVPVAEVGPGFTRRMVDLLIDGLRYGASAPVP, encoded by the coding sequence ATGCGGAACGATGTTCCGTTTGTCAAGGCGATGAAGAAGACACCCAGAGCGGATGCCCAGCGGAACCTCGACTCGCTGCTTGAGGCGGCGAAGGCCGTGTTCGCCGAGTCCGGAGTCGACGCGCCCGTCCGCGAGATCGCGAGCCGTGCTGGCGTCGGCATCGCGACGGTGTATCGGCACTTTCCACAGCGGGCCGATTTGATCGCCGCCGTGTACCGGCGCGAAATCGACGCATGCGCGGCCGAAGCCCCGGCGCTGGCGCGCGAGCATGAGGCGTTCGAAGCGCTGACGCGGTGGCTTCACCGGTTCACGAGCCTGATCGCCACCAAGCGAGGGCTTGCCGCGTCGCTCAATGCCCAGGATCCGGCGTATCAGGCGCTGCCCGCGTACTTCCGGGAGCACCTCGAACCGGTGCTTCAGTCGCTGCTCGGCGCGGCGGCGGCGGCAGGGCAGGTGCGCAAGGACGTCAACGCGTACGAACTCCTGCGTGGCGTGGCGAATCTCTGCGTTCCTGTCGCGGAGGTCGGCCCCGGCTTCACTCGCAGGATGGTCGACCTGCTCATCGACGGACTGCGCTACGGCGCGTCGGCGCCCGTGCCTTGA
- a CDS encoding TonB-dependent receptor plug domain-containing protein — MLRSLLARTVVGLVLSFQGQARAGQETPAPESSEPPLPEFVLPTVEVIGKEVPEAPVDSARRRDPTGAITVINARERAGEARDTAELLGGSASLVVQDSGGYGQSKSLVVRGASSNGVLVFLDGIPLNGAGGVADLSLIPVALLERMEILRGAAGARYGAGGLGGAVNLVTRAPSSRLLSSGEVTYGSFDTVMAHVAASGALLEGQALVLLHGGRSQGDFSYRVDELPALDDNPLTQEVRTRNDARGGGALLKYRHGLDGGGRVDVLAELSLEDRALAGTVQNPTVSRRQDQTRLSLGARWARPFGDTGEGSARGFFRRDWLDVAGGSTGVDSGAQRYTVGGVEVEGRAVLGRNALAVTLAGSSESVTQAVGGQAASWWRASVMAMDELSLFSERLKLVPSVRVERVGHYSLLSPKLGASVDLGHGFGVRANAGQSHRAPSFLELYIRQGLLLPNPELKPERALSVDAAALWRDDIWNVTAGGFAAVYENLIAYELYPPNLAKPYNFAAARVWGAEVELEARPRAWLTVTSSYAWTRTQNRYGDPRYFGKELPYRPRHKWVGRLRVGPDWLNGRTEVLVQSSQLINRVGEARLSLPSRTWVSVGASSTFLHRPDLTVSFDVKNLLDARTADYTGMPLPGRAAYVTLSVALDPSPSEDSHVASPP; from the coding sequence ATGTTGCGCTCGCTTCTCGCCCGGACCGTCGTCGGTCTGGTGCTCAGCTTCCAGGGACAGGCCCGGGCCGGGCAGGAAACGCCTGCGCCCGAGAGCAGCGAGCCGCCGCTTCCTGAGTTCGTCCTCCCCACCGTGGAGGTCATCGGCAAGGAAGTCCCCGAAGCACCCGTCGACTCCGCTCGACGCCGCGACCCCACCGGCGCCATCACCGTCATCAATGCTCGCGAGCGCGCGGGCGAAGCGCGCGACACCGCGGAGCTGCTCGGCGGATCCGCGAGCCTCGTCGTGCAGGACTCCGGCGGATACGGGCAGAGCAAGAGCCTGGTGGTTCGCGGCGCTTCGTCCAATGGCGTGCTCGTGTTCCTGGACGGCATCCCGCTCAACGGCGCGGGCGGCGTCGCGGACCTGTCGCTCATCCCCGTCGCGCTGCTGGAGCGGATGGAGATCCTCCGCGGCGCGGCAGGTGCCCGCTACGGCGCGGGCGGACTGGGCGGCGCGGTCAACCTCGTCACCCGAGCGCCTTCGTCACGGCTGCTCTCCAGCGGAGAGGTCACCTACGGCAGCTTCGACACCGTGATGGCCCACGTCGCCGCGTCGGGCGCGCTGCTCGAGGGGCAGGCGCTGGTGTTGCTGCATGGCGGCCGTTCCCAGGGCGACTTCAGCTACCGCGTGGACGAACTGCCCGCGCTGGACGACAACCCGCTCACGCAGGAGGTGCGCACGCGCAATGACGCTCGCGGCGGCGGTGCGCTCCTGAAGTACCGGCATGGCCTGGACGGCGGCGGACGCGTGGATGTGCTCGCCGAGCTGTCGCTGGAGGACCGCGCGCTCGCGGGCACCGTTCAGAATCCCACCGTGTCCCGACGCCAGGACCAGACGCGACTGTCGCTGGGCGCTCGTTGGGCACGGCCCTTCGGTGACACGGGCGAGGGCAGTGCTCGCGGCTTCTTCCGTCGCGACTGGCTGGATGTCGCTGGTGGCTCCACAGGGGTGGACTCCGGCGCGCAGCGCTACACGGTGGGCGGCGTGGAGGTGGAGGGGCGCGCGGTGCTGGGGCGCAATGCGCTCGCCGTCACGCTGGCCGGATCATCGGAGTCCGTCACGCAGGCCGTGGGCGGGCAGGCCGCGTCGTGGTGGCGCGCGAGCGTCATGGCCATGGACGAACTGTCCCTGTTCTCCGAACGCCTGAAGCTGGTGCCTTCAGTGCGCGTGGAGCGCGTGGGGCACTACTCGCTCCTGTCGCCCAAGCTGGGCGCGAGCGTGGACCTGGGCCACGGCTTCGGCGTGCGCGCCAACGCGGGTCAGTCCCACCGCGCGCCGTCGTTCCTGGAGCTCTACATCCGTCAGGGTCTGCTGCTGCCCAACCCGGAGCTCAAGCCCGAGCGCGCCCTGTCCGTGGACGCCGCGGCCCTGTGGCGCGACGACATCTGGAACGTCACCGCGGGCGGCTTCGCGGCGGTGTACGAAAACCTCATCGCCTACGAGCTGTACCCCCCGAATCTCGCCAAGCCCTACAACTTCGCCGCCGCTCGCGTGTGGGGCGCGGAGGTGGAGCTGGAGGCGCGGCCCCGCGCGTGGCTCACCGTCACCAGCAGCTATGCGTGGACCCGCACGCAGAACCGCTACGGCGACCCTCGCTACTTCGGCAAGGAGTTGCCGTATCGCCCTCGCCACAAGTGGGTGGGCCGGTTGCGCGTAGGACCGGACTGGCTCAATGGCCGCACCGAAGTCCTCGTCCAGTCCTCACAATTGATCAACCGCGTGGGCGAAGCTCGGCTGTCCCTTCCTTCGCGCACCTGGGTGAGCGTGGGGGCCTCCAGCACCTTCCTGCACCGGCCGGACCTCACCGTGTCGTTCGACGTGAAGAACCTGCTCGATGCGCGGACCGCCGACTACACCGGCATGCCGCTGCCCGGCCGCGCTGCCTACGTGACGCTCTCCGTGGCGCTCGACCCTTCTCCCTCCGAGGACTCCCATGTCGCATCCCCTCCCTGA
- a CDS encoding MXAN_6577-like cysteine-rich protein, whose amino-acid sequence MSHPLPDARLALLLSALAAALLTGCPEEKVLCTSGLSVCGAECVDLQGDPSNCGACGASCVAGETCQAGVCGCQSGTETCGDACVALASDPLNCGACGAACPSGQVCESGTCREGCSAGAERCGDSCVVLANDPLNCGACGAACPDVQSCHSGRCLYDVVTACYTNGQLVGIQAGTDRMGPRRQFGSGVQSLAAWDGVVLAADAARSVLSQAPAGALGTVAEEDSLGAVAASPNDIFVDPPYVYVLDSVNNTLQVLKREGAAQGGGLGLRTVGQVNLGANTSPQVIAKRGDTFYIPLFGTAGSDFKQGNAVARVSVSDPEKPRLVDTVPLTGLDLKSFDGGTTMALPYAAVSVDSGVYVALTNLNPANDYLPNGPGMLARIDPADGGVHAIDLGAKDCLNAGDVQAVGDQLVVSCLGEAVFDTASGYRAKAVRATGLVLVKDDKPVASYALSPGCTGGPENGCDLAVGGRLAVVGNAVYVTDVNAGRVFVVEVRDGQFVERRGNSTPQAAGPALDACPVDPRRGISNAIDIVAVP is encoded by the coding sequence ATGTCGCATCCCCTCCCTGATGCTCGGCTCGCGCTGCTGCTGTCGGCCCTGGCGGCGGCGCTCCTCACCGGCTGCCCTGAGGAGAAGGTCCTGTGCACGTCCGGCCTCAGCGTCTGCGGCGCCGAATGCGTGGACCTCCAGGGCGACCCGTCGAACTGCGGCGCGTGTGGCGCGTCGTGCGTAGCAGGGGAGACGTGTCAGGCGGGCGTTTGCGGATGCCAGTCGGGCACGGAGACGTGTGGTGACGCGTGTGTCGCGCTCGCGAGCGACCCGCTGAACTGTGGCGCTTGCGGCGCCGCGTGTCCGTCCGGCCAGGTCTGCGAATCCGGTACCTGCCGCGAGGGATGCTCCGCCGGTGCGGAGCGGTGCGGGGACAGCTGCGTCGTGCTCGCGAATGATCCGCTCAACTGTGGCGCTTGCGGCGCGGCGTGCCCGGACGTGCAGTCCTGCCACTCGGGCCGGTGCCTGTATGACGTGGTGACGGCCTGCTACACCAACGGGCAGCTCGTGGGCATCCAGGCGGGGACGGACCGGATGGGGCCCCGGCGGCAGTTCGGCTCGGGCGTGCAGTCGCTGGCGGCTTGGGATGGCGTGGTGCTGGCGGCGGACGCGGCGCGCTCGGTGCTGTCGCAGGCACCGGCGGGTGCGCTGGGGACGGTGGCGGAGGAGGACTCGCTGGGCGCGGTGGCGGCTTCGCCCAATGACATCTTCGTGGACCCTCCGTATGTGTATGTCCTCGACTCGGTGAACAACACGCTCCAGGTGCTCAAGCGGGAAGGGGCCGCGCAGGGCGGTGGGTTGGGATTGCGCACGGTGGGGCAGGTGAACCTGGGCGCGAACACCAGCCCGCAGGTCATCGCGAAGCGCGGCGACACGTTCTACATCCCGCTGTTCGGCACGGCCGGCTCCGACTTCAAGCAGGGCAATGCCGTGGCTCGCGTCAGCGTGAGCGACCCGGAGAAGCCCCGGCTCGTGGACACCGTTCCGCTCACGGGCCTGGACCTGAAGTCCTTCGATGGCGGGACGACGATGGCGCTTCCGTACGCGGCGGTGTCCGTGGACTCGGGCGTGTATGTCGCGCTCACCAACCTGAACCCCGCGAATGACTATCTGCCCAACGGGCCCGGGATGCTCGCGCGCATCGACCCCGCGGATGGTGGGGTGCATGCCATCGACCTGGGCGCGAAGGATTGCCTCAACGCGGGCGACGTGCAGGCGGTGGGCGACCAGCTGGTGGTGAGTTGCCTGGGCGAGGCGGTGTTCGACACCGCGAGTGGCTACCGCGCCAAGGCGGTTCGGGCCACGGGGCTGGTGCTGGTGAAGGATGACAAGCCCGTGGCGTCGTATGCGCTGTCGCCGGGCTGCACCGGGGGGCCGGAGAACGGCTGCGACCTCGCGGTGGGAGGACGGCTCGCGGTGGTGGGCAACGCGGTGTACGTCACGGATGTGAACGCGGGCCGCGTGTTCGTGGTGGAGGTGCGCGATGGCCAGTTCGTCGAGCGGCGCGGCAACTCCACACCGCAAGCAGCGGGTCCGGCGCTGGATGCGTGTCCGGTGGACCCTCGGCGTGGCATCTCCAATGCCATCGACATCGTCGCGGTGCCGTGA
- a CDS encoding helix-hairpin-helix domain-containing protein, which translates to MGPGRADAASPRMQYVGVVNLNEATAAELDLLPGVGEKAAQRILEHRKKRPFGRVEELVRVKGFGKKKFLKLRAHLALTGPTTLKKEQVPAPLPPGREASATNP; encoded by the coding sequence ATGGGGCCGGGGCGTGCGGATGCCGCCAGCCCGCGCATGCAATACGTGGGGGTGGTCAACCTGAACGAAGCCACGGCGGCGGAGCTGGACCTGCTGCCGGGCGTGGGTGAGAAGGCGGCGCAGCGCATCCTCGAGCACCGCAAGAAGCGGCCCTTCGGTCGCGTCGAGGAGCTGGTCCGGGTCAAGGGCTTCGGCAAGAAGAAGTTCCTCAAGCTGAGGGCCCACCTGGCCCTCACCGGCCCCACGACGCTCAAGAAGGAGCAGGTCCCCGCCCCCCTGCCGCCGGGAAGGGAGGCAAGCGCCACGAACCCATGA
- a CDS encoding MarR family winged helix-turn-helix transcriptional regulator has product MKDIQAPESIQGPDGSRSRGPQQPQPLGEVLEFMRLLWAVDHGLQSTSKRMESTLGLTGPQRLVIRLVGRFPGITAGALANILHVHPSTLTGVLKRLEKRGLLERKSDPLDGRKALFALTDSGRALDIPSEGTVESAVQRVLARLPRDRIVVTQEALKALAEELGGLSAPLEDTPTPSRPIPPAEG; this is encoded by the coding sequence ATGAAGGACATACAAGCCCCGGAGTCGATACAAGGCCCGGACGGCAGCAGGTCCCGGGGTCCGCAACAGCCGCAGCCGTTGGGCGAGGTGCTGGAGTTCATGCGCCTCCTGTGGGCCGTGGATCATGGTCTGCAGTCCACGTCCAAGCGGATGGAGTCCACGCTGGGACTCACCGGCCCGCAGCGGCTGGTCATCCGCCTGGTGGGCCGCTTCCCAGGCATCACCGCCGGCGCGCTCGCCAACATCCTCCACGTGCACCCCAGCACGCTCACCGGCGTGCTCAAGCGCTTGGAGAAGCGCGGGCTGCTGGAGCGCAAGTCGGATCCGCTCGACGGTCGCAAGGCGCTCTTCGCGCTCACCGACTCTGGCCGCGCGCTGGACATCCCGTCCGAGGGCACCGTCGAGTCCGCCGTTCAGCGCGTGCTCGCCCGCCTGCCCCGCGACCGCATCGTCGTCACCCAGGAAGCACTCAAGGCGCTCGCCGAGGAGCTGGGCGGCCTCTCCGCGCCCCTGGAGGACACCCCGACTCCGTCCCGCCCCATCCCTCCCGCCGAAGGCTGA